In the genome of Acidobacteriota bacterium, one region contains:
- a CDS encoding caspase family protein → MRKKPSTFKTQMLTIILATALMLVPKPGSVMAQAAQTDSRNLRVQPSGQLAEWPGKTKRWALVIGVDNYKDGQIGALKGAGNDAKALAAALVSYAGFPPDQVILLATNQPEERQPTRVNILRRLSNLAAVVPKDGLLLIAFAGHGMERNGQAFLLPMDAQIADDISFLEETAISVNRMKDRIRATGVGQVVVILDACRNDPTGRADATNPLTEAYTRGFNFDVRNREVTAFATLYATEIGHRAYEYTEKRQGYFTWALIDGLKGRAANDRGEVTLARLVSYIQETVPKQVAVDLGTGKQQRPFAVVEGYKADELVIAVAGTESSIAGKPAETTDPAGMELTYWETIKSSTDAEDFRAYLQRYPQGTFVALASRRARLGETNALTATNPSALLTVDQILDRYLQAVGGKAAIEKATTRVAKGSYVQIQGTTNIAGSFENYAKAPNKVATIMESQQYGKVQQIFDGTVSWIKNVRGGAYQISGEGLARVKRESDFYREVNMRELYPTMKLIRKDKVGDRETYVIEAVPHEGTPDTIYFDAQSGLLVRLDGVIEAQKGKPAYTEIYFEDYREVDGLKLPFTMRQSGPGYNITIKLYEIKHNVPVDDAKFKKP, encoded by the coding sequence ATGAGAAAGAAACCGTCAACCTTTAAGACCCAGATGCTCACGATAATCCTGGCGACCGCCTTAATGCTTGTTCCAAAACCTGGTTCAGTGATGGCGCAGGCCGCGCAAACAGACAGTCGGAACCTGCGAGTGCAACCGTCTGGTCAACTAGCGGAGTGGCCGGGGAAAACAAAGCGGTGGGCACTGGTAATCGGGGTGGACAATTACAAGGATGGACAGATTGGTGCGCTCAAGGGCGCGGGAAATGACGCCAAAGCACTCGCTGCCGCTCTTGTGAGCTACGCTGGGTTTCCCCCTGACCAGGTCATCTTGCTTGCGACGAACCAACCGGAAGAGCGGCAGCCGACGCGAGTCAATATTCTACGCAGATTGTCGAACCTGGCAGCAGTGGTGCCGAAAGATGGACTGTTGCTAATAGCTTTTGCAGGACACGGGATGGAAAGAAATGGACAAGCGTTTTTGCTGCCGATGGACGCGCAGATAGCCGACGATATCTCGTTTTTGGAAGAAACTGCTATCAGCGTGAACCGCATGAAGGACAGGATCAGGGCGACCGGTGTTGGACAGGTCGTTGTTATCCTGGATGCTTGCCGAAACGATCCGACAGGGCGGGCAGATGCGACGAATCCACTGACCGAGGCTTACACGCGAGGGTTCAATTTCGATGTACGTAATCGGGAGGTAACAGCGTTCGCAACACTCTATGCAACAGAGATTGGACACAGAGCCTACGAGTACACCGAAAAGCGGCAAGGATACTTCACATGGGCACTCATCGACGGACTCAAGGGTAGAGCAGCTAACGATCGAGGCGAAGTGACCTTAGCTCGATTGGTAAGCTACATACAAGAAACCGTTCCAAAGCAGGTCGCTGTCGATCTGGGAACCGGTAAACAGCAGCGACCCTTTGCCGTGGTAGAGGGTTATAAGGCGGATGAGTTAGTGATTGCGGTGGCAGGGACGGAATCGTCTATTGCTGGGAAACCAGCGGAAACGACGGATCCAGCAGGGATGGAGCTTACGTACTGGGAAACGATCAAGAGCAGCACCGACGCTGAAGACTTTCGAGCATACTTACAAAGATATCCCCAAGGAACATTTGTCGCGCTGGCGAGCCGGCGAGCACGGCTCGGCGAGACTAACGCACTTACAGCAACCAACCCGTCGGCTTTGCTGACAGTTGATCAAATACTCGACAGGTATCTCCAGGCCGTGGGTGGCAAAGCTGCGATCGAGAAAGCGACGACCCGAGTTGCGAAGGGATCGTATGTACAGATCCAAGGGACAACCAATATAGCCGGCTCTTTTGAGAATTATGCGAAGGCTCCAAATAAGGTGGCGACGATCATGGAATCGCAGCAATACGGTAAAGTTCAGCAGATTTTCGACGGGACAGTCAGTTGGATTAAGAATGTGCGCGGCGGTGCTTACCAAATAAGTGGTGAGGGGTTGGCCCGCGTGAAGCGGGAGTCTGATTTTTACAGAGAAGTCAACATGAGGGAGTTATACCCGACAATGAAGCTGATCCGTAAGGACAAAGTCGGTGATCGGGAAACCTATGTGATAGAGGCTGTACCTCATGAAGGCACGCCAGACACGATATACTTCGATGCACAATCCGGACTTCTTGTTCGACTGGACGGTGTCATCGAGGCTCAAAAGGGCAAACCCGCCTATACCGAGATTTACTTCGAGGATTATAGAGAGGTGGATGGCTTAAAGCTGCCGTTCACGATGCGTCAATCAGGCCCGGGCTATAACATTACAATCAAGCTCTATGAGATAAAGCACAATGTTCCAGTGGATGACGCGAAATTCAAAAAGCCGTAG
- a CDS encoding nucleic acid-binding protein → MIRTYLDAGVLIAAARGNAPLATKALDILDDPNRQFVSSVFLKLEVLPKAVYHKNTSEVEFYEAVFDAVTDWADSMDEVIERGYKEALASGLAALDALHVAAAVILDADELVTTEKSDKPMYRTAAVKVVSLWE, encoded by the coding sequence ATGATCAGGACCTACCTTGATGCAGGCGTTTTGATAGCAGCCGCTCGCGGGAACGCACCTCTTGCTACAAAAGCATTAGACATTCTTGATGACCCCAATCGACAGTTCGTTTCAAGTGTCTTCCTGAAGTTGGAAGTATTGCCTAAGGCTGTCTATCACAAGAACACTTCCGAGGTTGAGTTTTATGAGGCTGTATTTGATGCCGTGACCGATTGGGCTGATTCCATGGATGAGGTTATCGAAAGAGGGTACAAGGAAGCCCTAGCCTCTGGACTGGCTGCGCTGGACGCCCTTCATGTGGCTGCTGCCGTGATTCTAGATGCTGACGAATTGGTGACTACGGAGAAGAGCGATAAGCCGATGTATCGAACCGCAGCCGTTAAGGTTGTATCGCTATGGGAATGA
- a CDS encoding ribonuclease J produces the protein MTKDKLEIIPLGGVGVFGMNMMAMRCGGETIIIDAGMGFPEEDAPGVDIVIPDFSFIDQYREEISAIILTHGHEDHIGAVPFLLKEVNVPVYGTHLTLAFVENKLAEHGILKKTDLHTVEPRQRVKLGNFEVEWIHVTHSLTSCTSVAITTPVGVVIHSGDFKIDETPVVGPPTDLERLTEYGDRGVLALLADSTNAERPGRTQSERAVIPALEKVFEEAQGRIVLSCFTSSVHRIQIVLDLARDYGRRVSLLGRSMLRNVEVADSLRQLDVPDGIFVSPSDARQMDDDQLLLLVAGCQGDPMSAMTKLATDQHKNLSVGEGDLVVLSARQIPGNEPAISRLISHCYKRGAQVIDSSVARVHVSGHGSQEDLKILIEATRPRFLVPIHGEHRQLYRHRDWAATLGIVEPENIVVIENGDVLELSESSAEIIATEFVGRTFIDSSYEHVEDMVVRDRKHLSYDGIVVAIVAINPTSGELESEPELVTRGFIHEEDSSEMLAELKQLVEQTVTSATHEEQIDYAVIKEKIRVALKRFIQKATGRRPMIIPVVVEV, from the coding sequence ATGACGAAAGATAAACTCGAAATAATACCCCTCGGCGGCGTAGGTGTGTTCGGGATGAACATGATGGCGATGCGCTGTGGGGGCGAAACGATCATCATCGATGCGGGCATGGGCTTTCCCGAGGAGGACGCGCCGGGCGTTGATATTGTCATTCCCGACTTCTCGTTTATCGATCAGTATCGCGAGGAGATTTCAGCCATCATCCTGACTCACGGACACGAAGACCACATCGGCGCGGTGCCGTTTCTGCTCAAGGAAGTCAACGTTCCTGTGTACGGTACTCACCTGACACTGGCGTTTGTCGAGAACAAGCTTGCGGAGCACGGCATACTTAAGAAGACGGATCTACATACCGTCGAACCTCGCCAGCGAGTGAAGCTCGGCAACTTCGAGGTCGAGTGGATACATGTCACTCACAGCCTCACTTCATGCACGTCGGTGGCGATCACCACTCCGGTTGGAGTGGTGATTCATTCAGGTGATTTCAAGATAGACGAAACGCCCGTGGTGGGGCCTCCGACTGATCTCGAGCGGCTTACCGAATACGGCGACCGGGGTGTGCTCGCGCTGTTGGCGGATTCGACCAATGCCGAACGCCCCGGCCGCACGCAATCTGAGCGCGCGGTCATTCCGGCGCTCGAAAAAGTATTCGAAGAAGCGCAGGGGCGAATTGTCCTGAGCTGTTTCACAAGTTCAGTTCACCGAATTCAGATCGTGCTGGACCTCGCTCGAGACTACGGGCGGCGGGTCTCGCTTCTCGGCAGAAGCATGCTGCGCAACGTCGAGGTCGCCGACAGTCTCCGGCAGCTCGACGTGCCTGACGGTATATTCGTCAGCCCGTCGGACGCTCGGCAGATGGACGACGATCAGTTGTTGCTCCTCGTCGCAGGGTGTCAGGGCGATCCGATGTCGGCGATGACCAAGCTTGCGACCGATCAGCACAAGAACCTTTCAGTCGGCGAAGGCGATCTGGTCGTGCTGTCGGCGCGGCAGATACCCGGCAACGAGCCGGCGATCTCGCGCTTGATCTCGCACTGCTACAAGCGCGGCGCGCAGGTGATCGACTCAAGCGTTGCGCGGGTCCATGTGTCGGGTCACGGCAGCCAGGAAGATTTGAAGATACTGATCGAAGCTACGCGGCCGAGGTTTCTGGTTCCGATTCACGGCGAGCACCGCCAGCTCTACAGACACAGGGATTGGGCGGCGACGCTGGGAATTGTCGAGCCGGAGAACATCGTCGTGATCGAAAATGGGGACGTGTTAGAGCTTAGCGAATCAAGCGCGGAGATCATCGCAACGGAATTCGTCGGGCGAACCTTCATCGATTCGAGCTACGAGCACGTTGAAGACATGGTTGTACGCGACCGGAAACACCTGTCATACGACGGCATCGTCGTAGCGATCGTCGCGATCAATCCCACATCGGGAGAGCTCGAGTCAGAACCCGAGTTGGTCACGCGAGGCTTCATCCACGAAGAAGATTCGAGCGAGATGCTAGCTGAGCTAAAGCAACTGGTCGAGCAGACGGTCACCAGTGCTACTCACGAAGAGCAGATCGACTACGCGGTGATCAAAGAGAAGATCCGAGTGGCCTTGAAGCGATTCATCCAGAAGGCGACAGGCCGCCGTCCGATGATCATTCCGGTGGTTGTCGAGGTGTAG
- a CDS encoding metallophosphoesterase family protein yields the protein MISDTHGLFDPSIVSIFEGVDAIIHAGDIGKLEVIARLEEIAPVFAVEGNNDSFGNFPDQRVEELAGRRVFIRHIFGELHQLRKSDKQMVEELQPMVVIFGHSHRPYQQMLGTTMLFNPGSAGPRRFSLPRTVGMLSLKPSGAEARIVSLD from the coding sequence GTGATATCTGACACTCACGGGCTTTTCGATCCGTCGATCGTTTCCATCTTCGAGGGCGTCGACGCGATCATCCACGCGGGCGACATTGGAAAGCTCGAAGTGATCGCCCGATTGGAAGAAATCGCCCCGGTGTTCGCAGTAGAAGGCAACAACGACAGCTTTGGAAACTTTCCTGACCAACGCGTGGAAGAACTGGCCGGCCGCCGAGTTTTCATTCGTCACATCTTTGGCGAGTTGCATCAGCTTCGAAAGAGCGACAAGCAGATGGTCGAAGAGCTTCAGCCAATGGTCGTCATCTTTGGGCATTCTCATCGGCCATATCAACAGATGCTCGGGACGACGATGTTGTTCAACCCTGGAAGCGCGGGACCGCGCCGGTTTTCGCTCCCGCGCACTGTAGGCATGTTGTCTTTGAAGCCCTCCGGCGCCGAGGCCCGAATCGTCAGCCTCGATTGA
- the ribD gene encoding bifunctional diaminohydroxyphosphoribosylaminopyrimidine deaminase/5-amino-6-(5-phosphoribosylamino)uracil reductase RibD, with translation MDIVEADKTLMKRALELAQRGAGMVSPNPMVGAVLVKDGRIVGEGYHRYDLLKHGETYAIEMAGKQARGSTLYCNLEPCCHLGRTPPCTDALIEAGIARAVIATKDPFSRVSGRGLEQLRAAGIEVEVGLCEEEALRLNETYFKFVTVDTPFIHGVIEYPGDELGSLRGWMPSRGFIAAAAEYDAIVLSSRTELNSLLIDNRLGGQHHRPPVIVGTADLLARYDAIKRETDEDLTLINLSLASSEILRDAGKPAGVFEEASNAPVNRLSGAQRELGSLLEALARISVTSVLLLPGVIDPSAPKSFEQLDKLTLAVPGSKGKDATATRLAFADLEFDLEEVSVAEAEGYTEFTGYPSFREVA, from the coding sequence ATGGACATTGTTGAAGCCGATAAGACCTTGATGAAGCGAGCGCTTGAGCTGGCGCAGCGTGGCGCTGGGATGGTAAGCCCGAACCCTATGGTCGGCGCCGTTCTTGTAAAAGACGGGCGCATCGTCGGAGAAGGTTATCACCGGTACGATCTGCTCAAGCACGGCGAGACTTACGCCATCGAGATGGCTGGGAAGCAAGCGCGCGGCTCGACGCTGTACTGTAACCTCGAGCCGTGCTGTCATCTCGGCCGCACTCCGCCTTGCACCGACGCCTTGATCGAGGCCGGGATCGCGCGCGCCGTGATCGCCACCAAGGACCCGTTTTCGCGGGTCAGCGGTCGAGGCCTCGAGCAGTTGCGCGCGGCTGGAATCGAAGTCGAAGTAGGGCTCTGTGAGGAAGAAGCCCTCCGGCTAAACGAAACCTACTTCAAGTTCGTCACGGTTGATACGCCTTTCATCCATGGCGTGATCGAATACCCGGGTGATGAGTTAGGCTCGCTCAGGGGTTGGATGCCCTCGCGTGGCTTTATCGCAGCGGCAGCCGAGTACGACGCTATCGTGCTCAGTTCGAGGACCGAACTGAACAGCTTGCTGATCGATAACCGGCTTGGCGGGCAACATCACAGGCCACCTGTGATTGTTGGGACCGCGGACTTGCTGGCCCGATACGACGCGATAAAGCGAGAGACCGATGAAGACCTGACTCTGATCAATCTTTCGCTGGCGTCATCAGAGATTCTGCGCGATGCCGGTAAGCCGGCGGGAGTTTTTGAGGAAGCTTCGAACGCGCCGGTGAACAGGCTGTCTGGCGCGCAGAGAGAGCTTGGTTCGCTGCTCGAAGCGCTGGCGCGAATCAGTGTCACCAGCGTCCTTCTCTTGCCGGGCGTGATTGATCCAAGCGCGCCGAAGAGTTTCGAACAGCTCGACAAGCTGACGCTCGCCGTCCCGGGCTCGAAAGGGAAAGACGCCACGGCGACGCGGTTAGCTTTCGCGGATCTTGAATTCGATCTCGAAGAAGTCAGCGTCGCCGAGGCGGAAGGCTATACCGAATTCACCGGCTATCCGAGCTTTCGCGAAGTCGCGTAA
- a CDS encoding GspH/FimT family pseudopilin — translation MRVFSKPNSAWRADAGLGLMEAIVGLLVVLIVASLLLHLGRMGFAMYKLNAATGGIAEELELARAQAIERRVSVSVIFDAKGERFGLDRNGNGRLDSVEAEELPAGVEVSEDATVIFARSGNLAPGSKQPNIVISNTTKSRRVSVSKSGAIEID, via the coding sequence ATGAGAGTCTTCTCAAAACCAAACTCTGCCTGGCGCGCGGATGCGGGACTCGGCTTGATGGAAGCCATAGTCGGGCTTCTGGTCGTGCTGATCGTCGCTTCCCTGCTCTTGCACCTGGGCCGAATGGGATTTGCGATGTACAAACTGAACGCAGCGACTGGCGGCATAGCAGAGGAACTGGAGCTTGCGCGAGCGCAGGCAATCGAACGACGCGTCAGCGTCAGCGTCATCTTCGACGCCAAAGGGGAGAGGTTCGGCCTCGATCGAAATGGCAACGGCCGCCTCGATAGCGTCGAAGCCGAAGAGCTGCCCGCGGGTGTCGAAGTCTCAGAAGATGCGACCGTCATTTTCGCCCGATCGGGAAACCTCGCGCCCGGCTCCAAGCAACCGAACATCGTCATCAGCAATACGACCAAATCTCGCCGCGTGAGCGTCTCCAAATCCGGCGCCATCGAGATCGATTAG
- a CDS encoding ATP-binding protein, protein MKLGSVENKARLAMLVLVLSLLSLIALSFALFSWTGSQLRSSPIIIYLFSYQIISLVFGIGLVFMLIRWLLRPYRRMVEAARHSPVRASSAMSEGEFVAQTFQALVEQLQAHERELAHLHELERSRAERSERFSERLIANIPSGLITIDSRGVVTSVNAHAMKIFGIAEFSAGSAHGRQIHTGELFSPTVDYRSFFRSSPRMAAMIAECLDKATSFRREEVAVVLPDGARRVGLSVSPICDASQKVEGALCLMTDLTEVIELRERMKLKDNLANLGEMAAGLAHEFKNSLATIHGYVQLLDAQAERPSSHADRRVTFDAALNETRLLSKLVTDFLNFARPQDLSLVKVDVRSILDSCVNEARPHLTGNAIEVKVEGEFSQLAGDESLLRRVFINLLRNAAEAIDPHSLKKTIVITGAIDAAPDRRYAHVRFSDTGGGISPEDLSRIFIPFFTTKSRGYGIGLALVQKILVAHGGDVSVERSDSAGTIFHCRLPLLAPASTVKTV, encoded by the coding sequence ATGAAATTAGGCTCAGTCGAAAACAAAGCCCGGCTGGCAATGCTGGTTCTAGTCCTGTCGCTTCTGTCGCTGATTGCGCTGAGCTTTGCGCTGTTTTCCTGGACCGGCAGCCAACTCAGGTCTTCGCCGATCATTATCTACCTGTTCAGCTATCAGATCATCTCGTTGGTCTTCGGGATCGGGCTCGTTTTTATGCTGATCCGCTGGCTGCTGAGACCATACAGAAGAATGGTGGAGGCCGCGCGTCACAGCCCGGTCCGTGCCTCGTCGGCCATGAGCGAGGGCGAGTTCGTAGCTCAAACATTTCAAGCTCTCGTCGAACAGCTTCAAGCACACGAAAGAGAGCTCGCGCACCTTCACGAACTGGAACGAAGTCGCGCCGAACGATCGGAGCGATTCAGTGAGCGGTTGATCGCCAACATCCCCAGCGGATTAATCACCATCGATTCAAGGGGAGTCGTCACGTCGGTCAATGCGCACGCGATGAAGATTTTTGGAATCGCCGAGTTCAGCGCTGGTTCTGCGCACGGCCGGCAGATTCACACCGGGGAGCTTTTCTCACCAACCGTCGATTATCGTTCTTTCTTCAGATCATCTCCGCGGATGGCGGCGATGATCGCCGAATGCCTCGATAAAGCTACGTCGTTCCGGCGTGAAGAGGTTGCCGTCGTGCTGCCAGACGGCGCGCGCCGCGTTGGTTTGAGCGTCTCGCCTATTTGTGATGCGTCGCAAAAAGTTGAAGGCGCGCTTTGCTTGATGACCGATCTAACCGAAGTCATCGAGCTTCGCGAGCGAATGAAGCTCAAAGACAATCTGGCAAACCTTGGCGAGATGGCTGCCGGTCTCGCTCACGAGTTCAAGAACTCGCTGGCCACGATTCACGGCTACGTTCAATTGCTTGACGCGCAAGCCGAGCGGCCTTCATCCCACGCCGATCGCCGAGTCACATTTGATGCCGCCTTAAACGAAACCAGATTGTTGAGCAAGCTGGTGACCGACTTCCTGAATTTTGCGCGCCCGCAGGACCTGAGTCTGGTCAAAGTCGACGTGCGCTCGATCCTCGATTCCTGCGTCAATGAAGCAAGACCTCATCTGACCGGGAACGCGATCGAGGTGAAGGTTGAAGGGGAGTTTTCACAACTGGCCGGAGATGAATCGCTGCTGCGGCGCGTCTTCATCAACCTGCTTCGCAACGCCGCTGAAGCCATTGATCCGCACTCGCTCAAAAAAACCATCGTGATTACCGGAGCGATCGACGCCGCACCGGATCGGCGCTACGCCCACGTCAGGTTCAGCGACACCGGCGGCGGCATCTCGCCAGAAGACCTTAGTCGCATATTCATTCCATTCTTCACGACCAAGTCACGCGGCTACGGTATTGGTCTCGCACTCGTCCAGAAGATCCTCGTCGCGCACGGCGGGGACGTTTCGGTGGAGAGAAGCGATAGCGCGGGAACCATCTTTCATTGCCGGTTGCCGTTATTGGCCCCGGCTTCGACTGTGAAAACGGTGTAA
- the rsmA gene encoding 16S rRNA (adenine(1518)-N(6)/adenine(1519)-N(6))-dimethyltransferase RsmA — MIRAKKSLGQNFLSDQRVARRIIDSVSPLADDIIVEIGPGAGALTRLLAKQSGYVVAVEIDARFVDELYRTVKTDNFSVVNRDALNMDWVEFTKSAMSMLHPPRRDYPDRRRVRVVANLPYYISTPIIEKLLPLGRHRLFDMTLMLQKEVADRITTGPGSKEYGYLSVRVQYYCDAAKLFEVPPSAFTPEPKVQSAVICLTVRERPAVEVADEERFFALVRAAFAQRRKTILNNLKAGARSLEFKQPVESALEAAGVASRRRAETLSLGEFAALCAALYRE, encoded by the coding sequence TTGATAAGAGCCAAAAAGAGTCTGGGCCAGAACTTCCTTTCCGACCAACGGGTCGCGCGTCGAATCATCGACTCAGTCTCGCCTCTTGCAGACGACATCATCGTTGAGATTGGGCCGGGCGCGGGCGCTCTCACACGTCTGCTCGCTAAACAGAGCGGCTATGTGGTTGCCGTCGAGATCGATGCCCGCTTTGTTGATGAGCTGTACCGTACGGTAAAGACTGACAACTTTTCGGTCGTCAACCGCGACGCGCTTAATATGGATTGGGTTGAGTTCACGAAGAGCGCGATGTCGATGCTTCATCCTCCGCGACGCGACTATCCGGATCGGAGACGCGTTCGAGTGGTGGCTAATCTGCCGTATTACATCTCGACTCCGATAATCGAGAAACTACTCCCGCTCGGCCGCCACCGGTTATTCGATATGACGTTGATGCTTCAGAAAGAAGTAGCCGACCGAATAACGACCGGTCCGGGCAGCAAGGAGTACGGCTACCTGTCGGTGAGAGTGCAGTACTACTGCGACGCGGCGAAGCTTTTTGAGGTCCCGCCGTCGGCGTTCACCCCCGAACCCAAAGTGCAGTCGGCAGTCATCTGCCTGACAGTGCGCGAGCGTCCGGCAGTTGAAGTCGCAGACGAAGAGCGGTTCTTCGCGCTCGTGCGGGCCGCGTTCGCTCAACGGCGAAAGACGATTCTGAACAACCTGAAAGCTGGAGCACGATCGCTCGAATTCAAGCAACCCGTGGAATCGGCTCTGGAAGCTGCCGGCGTGGCATCGCGGCGCCGCGCGGAGACTCTGTCGCTTGGTGAGTTTGCCGCGTTGTGCGCGGCGCTTTATCGCGAATGA
- a CDS encoding ATP-binding protein → MRKLRERFLGPSRPVEYLVRNVLFLGFFVLLLLVVDVGYQSVQNLAELENDHIRIDETEERHLRLVLDISETAGKLKAETQAAGGNPSNSRLQFLARQRLETLKKEMEREVERARSSSLADGEEWTQFATSYRDFWDAMERTGSPSIDWHDERDKMLQNVRGLVELVDRERDENNIKTHQMNVGARNRIVAATGAVLALGIVVAVLAFYEIRRNLKRLANAHAASAESRDYLQSLLDSLVSGVVVIGNNGAVETVSKSFRSLPGVGAGSERGQSYQELFRSNASLLAAVSAELSQPSAGSRHYGRVDLGARLFDCLTSPLIVAGERQGIILVFVDVTDATRAQAELQRNHALTAVGQMTAQIAHEIKNPLGSIRFAAEFLKRKTGTDNSDDVSTIQVIERSVDHLAAIVTELSEFARPKQLNRAEIDLNDLLDELLPMVADKLNAKQMRVEKHYSPGVPPGSYDATELKKLFLNLIINAIEASEPGSSIELRTKLNGEREVSVDIVDHGCGMDIETQRRLFEPFYTTKEKGTGLGMAIAKQIADLHSGDLSVVSQAGAGSTATVKLPVTNFVEADNSIGAVNRLSR, encoded by the coding sequence GTGCGAAAGCTTCGAGAACGGTTCCTCGGACCATCCAGACCTGTTGAATACCTGGTTCGCAACGTACTCTTTCTTGGCTTCTTTGTGCTCCTCTTGCTTGTCGTAGACGTTGGCTATCAGAGCGTACAGAATCTCGCGGAACTGGAGAACGATCACATTCGGATTGACGAAACCGAAGAGCGCCATCTTCGGCTCGTGCTCGACATTTCAGAGACCGCGGGAAAGCTAAAGGCCGAAACGCAAGCCGCTGGAGGAAACCCATCGAATTCTCGTCTTCAGTTTCTGGCGCGGCAGCGACTCGAGACGCTCAAGAAGGAAATGGAGCGCGAAGTCGAACGGGCTCGATCGAGTTCGCTTGCGGATGGGGAAGAATGGACGCAATTCGCGACGTCCTACCGAGACTTTTGGGACGCGATGGAGAGAACCGGCTCGCCTTCTATTGACTGGCACGATGAGCGAGACAAAATGCTGCAGAACGTAAGAGGACTAGTTGAATTGGTCGACCGGGAGCGAGATGAGAATAACATCAAAACGCACCAGATGAACGTGGGCGCGCGCAACCGAATAGTGGCTGCAACGGGAGCGGTCTTGGCCCTGGGTATCGTAGTGGCCGTGTTGGCGTTTTATGAGATCCGCAGGAACCTAAAGCGACTCGCGAACGCTCACGCAGCGAGCGCAGAATCGAGGGACTATCTTCAATCACTTCTGGACAGCCTCGTCTCCGGGGTAGTGGTTATCGGAAACAACGGCGCCGTCGAGACGGTCAGCAAGTCATTCCGAAGTCTGCCAGGGGTCGGGGCAGGGTCCGAAAGGGGACAAAGCTACCAGGAGCTTTTTCGAAGCAACGCTTCGCTGTTGGCGGCCGTGTCAGCAGAACTCTCACAACCTTCGGCAGGTAGCCGTCACTACGGCAGAGTAGATCTGGGCGCGCGGCTGTTTGATTGTCTTACCTCGCCGTTGATAGTGGCGGGCGAGCGGCAAGGAATCATCCTGGTTTTTGTCGATGTCACCGACGCTACGCGTGCTCAGGCGGAGCTACAACGCAATCACGCTTTAACCGCTGTTGGACAAATGACGGCTCAGATCGCCCACGAGATCAAGAATCCGCTTGGCAGCATCCGATTTGCGGCTGAGTTTCTGAAGCGAAAGACGGGAACTGACAACTCAGACGACGTATCGACTATTCAGGTGATCGAGCGAAGCGTGGACCACTTGGCTGCGATCGTTACCGAGTTGTCAGAGTTCGCGCGGCCTAAGCAATTGAACCGCGCGGAAATAGACTTGAATGATCTACTCGACGAGCTGCTTCCGATGGTCGCCGATAAACTAAATGCCAAGCAGATGCGGGTAGAGAAGCACTACAGCCCAGGCGTTCCGCCCGGTTCCTATGATGCCACCGAGTTGAAGAAGCTTTTTTTGAATCTGATAATCAACGCTATCGAAGCGAGCGAGCCAGGAAGCTCGATTGAGCTGCGGACGAAGCTCAACGGCGAACGCGAAGTATCGGTGGACATCGTAGATCATGGGTGCGGTATGGATATCGAAACACAGCGGCGGCTGTTCGAGCCGTTCTACACTACGAAGGAGAAGGGAACCGGGCTGGGGATGGCAATCGCCAAACAGATCGCGGATCTGCACAGCGGTGACCTTAGCGTGGTCAGTCAAGCTGGCGCCGGCTCGACCGCGACCGTGAAGTTGCCTGTAACTAACTTCGTTGAAGCGGACAACAGTATTGGGGCTGTCAATCGTCTTAGCAGATGA
- a CDS encoding DUF4112 domain-containing protein: MAKPKNMAPDPDRDPFERARLSRTGSALEPLSRPPIDQHLERIALLMDKAIRIPGTDIRFGLDPIIGFFLPVAGDAIGAIVSAYIVFISVRYGLPKIVIARMVFNIAADFVVGSIPFLGDAADFVWKVNTRNLRLLNKHASGERGSFWSDWAWVFVLFGVLFLLVFGGLILIYYAIKSTGMGLI, encoded by the coding sequence ATGGCTAAGCCGAAGAACATGGCGCCGGATCCGGACCGAGACCCATTCGAGAGAGCGCGCTTGTCACGCACAGGCTCTGCTCTGGAGCCTTTGTCTCGCCCGCCAATAGACCAACATCTCGAACGCATCGCTTTGTTGATGGACAAGGCGATCCGAATCCCTGGCACCGACATAAGATTCGGCTTGGACCCGATCATCGGGTTCTTTCTTCCAGTGGCGGGTGACGCCATCGGCGCGATTGTTTCGGCATACATCGTTTTTATATCGGTGCGTTACGGTTTGCCGAAGATTGTGATCGCGAGGATGGTGTTCAACATCGCCGCCGATTTTGTTGTCGGCAGCATTCCCTTTCTGGGCGACGCGGCCGACTTTGTGTGGAAGGTGAACACGCGCAATCTACGTTTGCTTAACAAGCACGCTTCAGGCGAGCGGGGTTCGTTCTGGAGCGACTGGGCCTGGGTGTTTGTACTATTCGGCGTGTTGTTTCTGCTGGTCTTCGGCGGGCTAATCCTGATCTATTACGCGATCAAGTCAACAGGTATGGGGTTGATCTAG